In Silvanigrella paludirubra, one DNA window encodes the following:
- a CDS encoding SGNH/GDSL hydrolase family protein has protein sequence MLYHFSTFYNSKKTLRSFVCASLVLYSTNAFGYSANAKITFHNNTNNSALLELKQFPNFDVGCNGNKNRMSLIVIKANTSQDVCVRYSDIYKSNLGKFNLKILTGIGLFAKPERIINGKEIKLDAKFLETAQKNLFFNVKYAIENSGNPYELSVQIDNKDIYVLGDSTSDSGALYGILNDLKTQSFIQNYYPYSIPEINLSPLSSEKTLVSSQNYIEIFTKSITGKELTPGWNLDLLVLRSKNKGSNYSISGAKAIKGTKSLFALYGFEDYVEYGMDRFSLTEQVNSLKMDHPKIGIDDIVIISVGGNDVLSSIYSENTDNIDKAIESINANLNTLYLKGVRSFIVSNVPDFKKTPLFYNTSYQHKNQNYSIMFNEKLKDKIYEFKQNRPDVIIKIFDLYKAVNDSIDRTISKKYISIVNKIVSEKNKDKISKLRENISEDEMKDIISELKKDMDDVLEEKKHLKEYYRETIIKNYCLENIFTLDNSKMNKFLSENIFQIPNENFQLNDLLNVSLKSGDLFKYKEDCNSSNQDNYFYIDALHGGKEANSEVAKLMASGFYFID, from the coding sequence ATGCTTTATCATTTTTCTACTTTCTATAATTCCAAAAAAACCTTAAGGTCTTTTGTTTGTGCTTCTTTGGTATTGTATTCTACAAATGCGTTTGGCTATTCTGCAAATGCAAAAATAACTTTTCATAATAATACAAATAACTCAGCGCTTTTAGAATTAAAGCAGTTTCCTAATTTTGATGTTGGATGCAATGGCAATAAAAATCGAATGTCCTTAATTGTTATAAAAGCAAATACGTCTCAGGATGTCTGTGTTCGTTATTCAGACATTTATAAAAGTAACTTAGGTAAATTTAATTTAAAAATTTTAACGGGAATAGGCTTGTTTGCAAAACCAGAGCGAATTATAAATGGCAAAGAAATAAAATTAGATGCAAAATTTTTAGAAACAGCGCAAAAAAATTTATTTTTTAATGTAAAATATGCAATAGAAAATTCAGGAAACCCTTATGAGCTTTCCGTTCAGATCGATAATAAAGATATATATGTCTTAGGTGACAGTACATCGGATAGTGGAGCTCTATATGGAATACTAAATGATTTAAAAACACAGAGTTTTATTCAAAACTATTATCCATATTCTATTCCAGAAATAAATTTATCTCCTCTTTCCTCAGAAAAAACACTTGTAAGTTCTCAAAATTATATTGAAATATTTACAAAATCAATTACTGGAAAAGAGTTAACTCCAGGTTGGAACTTGGATTTACTTGTTTTAAGATCAAAAAATAAAGGTTCAAATTACTCCATATCAGGTGCAAAAGCAATTAAAGGAACAAAATCATTATTTGCTCTCTATGGTTTTGAGGATTACGTTGAATATGGAATGGATCGATTTTCACTAACGGAACAGGTCAATAGCTTAAAAATGGATCATCCCAAAATTGGTATTGATGATATTGTTATTATTTCCGTTGGAGGAAATGATGTTTTGTCATCTATTTATTCTGAGAATACGGATAATATTGATAAGGCAATAGAAAGTATCAATGCAAATTTAAATACCCTATATTTAAAAGGAGTGCGGAGTTTTATTGTTTCTAATGTTCCCGATTTTAAGAAGACACCTTTATTTTATAACACATCTTATCAACATAAGAATCAAAATTACTCTATTATGTTTAACGAAAAACTTAAAGACAAAATATATGAATTTAAGCAAAATAGACCAGATGTAATAATAAAAATATTTGATTTATATAAAGCAGTTAATGACAGTATAGATCGAACAATATCTAAAAAATATATCTCAATTGTCAACAAAATAGTCAGTGAAAAAAATAAAGATAAGATAAGTAAATTGAGGGAAAATATTTCTGAAGATGAAATGAAAGATATCATATCTGAATTAAAAAAAGATATGGATGATGTTTTAGAAGAAAAAAAACATCTAAAGGAATATTATAGAGAAACAATTATTAAAAATTACTGCTTGGAAAATATTTTTACATTAGATAATTCTAAAATGAATAAATTTTTGTCTGAAAATATATTTCAAATTCCAAATGAAAATTTTCAATTAAATGATCTTTTAAATGTATCTTTAAAATCGGGAGATTTATTTAAATATAAAGAAGATTGTAATTCTAGTAATCAGGATAATTATTTTTATATTGATGCCTTGCATGGTGGCAAAGAGGCCAACAGTGAAGTTGCTAAGTTAATGGCAAGCGGATTTTATTTTATTGACTGA
- a CDS encoding glycine-rich domain-containing protein, with protein MLNILNEVMLYNNDNIINKFTKDYDKISLYDSQIIFKETLKWLWLCNESYLDKNENVNIFIYEDSLIIDKMWHNFILFTKDYHEFCHKYFGRFIHHEPNVDQDKENIYFERDLTNMYSYIYDKLGEETLNLWFREFPEKYNLTN; from the coding sequence ATGCTTAATATTTTAAATGAAGTGATGCTTTATAATAATGATAATATTATTAATAAGTTTACAAAAGATTATGATAAAATTTCTTTATATGATAGTCAAATAATATTTAAAGAGACTTTAAAATGGCTTTGGTTATGTAATGAATCTTACCTTGATAAAAATGAAAATGTTAATATTTTTATCTATGAAGATTCTCTAATCATAGATAAAATGTGGCATAATTTTATTTTATTTACTAAAGATTATCATGAATTTTGTCATAAATACTTTGGAAGATTTATTCATCACGAGCCTAATGTTGATCAAGATAAAGAAAATATTTATTTTGAAAGAGATTTAACTAATATGTATAGTTATATATATGACAAATTAGGTGAAGAAACTTTGAACTTATGGTTTAGAGAATTTCCTGAAAAATATAATTTGACTAATTGA
- the egtB gene encoding ergothioneine biosynthesis protein EgtB yields the protein MSDELLEYYQKTRTISESICKTLSVDVLESQPIEFTSPPKWHLGHTSWFFEEFILRPYFKNYKPIDDFYQFAFNSYYKSQGEHCPRKERGQILRPTFSKVMEYRRFVDNHIFELLFNSENNDVKKNIILGLHHEQQHQELLLMDIKYILSKCFLNEVYQNKKSFFKSETFAHEYLCMEGGLFEIGANSKNKFYFDNEAPEFKYFQYPYLLATRPISNREYLAFINDGGYSNPLLWKSDGWDYIHSSKDFAPLYWEKKEGVWFEYTLNGYFPLELDAPVCHINYYEADAFAEWSGARLPTEFELELCYKSKYFSGPTYGFYESEKLHPIIKKTTNCFFGLTGNLWEWTNSAYSPYPGYQRPKGAFGEYNQKFMVNQIVLRGGSIVTPQSHFRPTYRNFFYPSQKWAFTGLRLAKDIK from the coding sequence ATGAGTGATGAACTTTTAGAATATTATCAAAAGACACGCACAATTTCAGAGAGCATCTGCAAGACTTTATCTGTAGATGTTCTTGAGAGTCAGCCTATCGAATTTACAAGTCCTCCTAAATGGCATCTTGGACATACCTCTTGGTTTTTTGAAGAATTTATTTTGAGACCCTATTTTAAAAATTATAAACCAATCGATGATTTTTACCAATTCGCTTTTAATTCCTATTATAAAAGCCAAGGAGAGCATTGTCCTCGAAAAGAACGTGGCCAAATTTTGCGACCCACTTTTAGTAAAGTAATGGAATACCGTCGTTTTGTTGATAATCATATTTTTGAGCTTTTATTTAATTCAGAGAATAATGATGTTAAGAAAAATATTATTTTGGGACTTCATCATGAGCAACAACATCAAGAACTGCTTTTAATGGATATTAAATATATTTTAAGTAAATGTTTTTTAAATGAAGTTTACCAAAATAAAAAATCTTTTTTTAAATCGGAAACGTTTGCTCATGAATATTTATGTATGGAAGGAGGATTATTTGAAATAGGTGCCAACTCAAAAAATAAATTTTATTTTGATAATGAAGCTCCTGAATTTAAATATTTTCAATATCCCTATTTACTTGCAACAAGACCTATAAGTAATAGAGAATATCTTGCATTTATTAATGATGGGGGTTACTCAAATCCTTTATTGTGGAAATCCGATGGTTGGGATTATATCCATTCTTCTAAAGATTTCGCTCCGCTTTATTGGGAAAAAAAAGAGGGTGTGTGGTTTGAATATACTTTAAACGGTTATTTTCCACTTGAGCTTGATGCTCCTGTTTGTCATATTAATTATTATGAAGCTGATGCCTTTGCGGAGTGGAGTGGGGCTCGTTTACCCACAGAATTTGAGTTGGAACTTTGCTATAAAAGTAAATACTTTTCCGGTCCTACCTATGGTTTTTATGAGTCTGAAAAACTTCATCCTATAATCAAAAAAACGACAAATTGTTTTTTTGGTCTTACAGGAAATTTATGGGAATGGACAAACAGCGCTTATTCTCCTTACCCTGGTTATCAACGTCCAAAAGGAGCTTTTGGAGAATACAATCAAAAATTTATGGTAAATCAAATTGTTCTTAGAGGGGGAAGTATTGTTACTCCTCAATCTCATTTCAGACCTACTTATCGAAATTTTTTTTATCCGTCTCAAAAATGGGCTTTTACGGGATTACGTCTCGCTAAGGATATAAAATGA
- a CDS encoding L-histidine N(alpha)-methyltransferase codes for MKINNEESFLEIDFARDVKQGLSKNLKEIPCKYFYDQKGSNLFDLITEQEEYYLTRTEKQILEFQFSELEQLFSQIDEIVEFGPGDGSKAEIILRQFLRWRQLGFNYKAVDISFSAIKTSLSRLSKFQNLKLSYHIGDFSSFKFSTNHTGRLFLFLGSSIGNYEPNQAVNFLKEISLLMTSKDLLIIGFDKKKEISKLIAAYNDLAGIAREFNFNLIDRMNTELGANFVKSDFSHFGTYNPMIGAMQSFLVSEKVQKIYFKVLNESFHFDLGEAIHVENSFKYSDKDILDMAVSAGFSIVHNLEDEKKMFVDSIWKVKKLNSELS; via the coding sequence ATGAAAATAAATAACGAAGAGAGTTTTTTAGAGATTGATTTTGCAAGGGATGTTAAACAAGGATTAAGTAAAAATTTAAAAGAGATTCCTTGTAAATATTTTTATGACCAAAAGGGAAGTAATTTATTTGATCTCATAACGGAACAAGAGGAATACTATTTAACTCGAACGGAAAAACAAATTTTAGAATTTCAATTTTCCGAACTGGAACAACTTTTTTCACAAATTGACGAAATTGTGGAATTTGGACCTGGCGATGGATCAAAGGCTGAAATTATTTTGAGACAATTTTTAAGGTGGAGACAATTGGGTTTTAATTATAAGGCGGTTGATATTAGTTTTTCAGCCATAAAAACCTCCTTAAGTCGCCTTAGTAAATTTCAAAATTTAAAACTGAGTTACCACATAGGGGATTTTAGTTCCTTTAAATTTTCGACAAATCATACAGGACGTTTGTTTCTTTTTTTAGGATCGAGCATTGGCAATTATGAACCAAATCAAGCGGTGAATTTTCTTAAAGAAATAAGTTTACTTATGACAAGTAAAGATTTGTTAATTATTGGCTTTGACAAGAAAAAAGAAATATCTAAGTTAATAGCTGCATATAACGATTTAGCAGGAATAGCTCGAGAATTTAATTTCAATTTAATAGATAGAATGAATACAGAGCTTGGAGCAAATTTTGTAAAATCTGATTTTTCGCATTTTGGCACATACAATCCTATGATTGGGGCAATGCAGAGTTTTTTAGTATCAGAAAAAGTTCAAAAAATTTATTTTAAAGTTTTAAATGAGTCCTTTCATTTTGATTTGGGAGAAGCGATTCATGTCGAAAATTCTTTTAAATATTCTGATAAAGATATTTTAGACATGGCAGTAAGCGCAGGATTTTCAATAGTTCATAACCTTGAAGATGAAAAAAAAATGTTCGTGGATTCTATTTGGAAAGTAAAAAAACTCAATTCAGAATTATCATAA